The proteins below come from a single Eptesicus fuscus isolate TK198812 chromosome 5, DD_ASM_mEF_20220401, whole genome shotgun sequence genomic window:
- the ZNF770 gene encoding zinc finger protein 770 — protein MMTENNLKMLKNEQRVVANKLPRNRPYICNICFKHFETPSKLARHYLIHTGQKPFECDVCHKTFRQLVHLERHQLTHNLPFKCSICQRHFKNLKTFVKHQHLHNETYQNDVKQVRRLLEAKQEKPVYGMYPTFTSEERWALHPSTKSDPTYSPAKKRKNIHACTVCGKMFPSQSKLDRHALIHTGQRPFKCVLCSKSFRQSTHLKIHQLTHSEERPFQCCFCQKGFKIQSKLLKHKQIHTRNKTFQTLSLKKKNPESCPLPNKLNPKQDSFENGDMGESEENNQLDVHSIYIVPFQCPECEECFESEKILNGHKCFPARSGKIPSSFKRSLNYKTIVKKILAKLKHVGSKKLDNFRSEKKSFKNGFLKNCDLISGEQSPEHTQRTCIGSLGKHGTYKTVGNKRKKTLMLPSSWQKHFQSQNMGKNLKGILTTENMLIMENSVNNKDISINGSSGEEFFDNCKVLQCGFSVPSENMHTGHKMCPCDKCEKVFPSISKLQRHYLIHTGQRPFGCNVCGKSFRQSAHLKRHKLTHIEKIPYRRSLCQVEFDNLSKLFTLPGDNVNYNASQQCQTPSFQKCEVLESDQISEIKVKAESEDFILDAHYRSRQPYLSNSLLESEQSHPSHCSYSGHPGRNDGLLYQCSVCSKSFRSPSKLERHYLIHAGQKPFECSVCGKTFRQAPHWKRHQLTHFKEQPQEKLVLNSVM, from the coding sequence ATGATgactgaaaacaatttaaaaatgctaaAGAATGAACAGCGTGTAGTAGCCAACAAGCTACCTAGAAACAGGCCATATATTTGCAATATTTGCTTCAAGCACTTTGAAACACCATCAAAATTAGCTAGGCATTATCTCATTCATACTGGTCAGAAACCATTTGAATGTGATGTGTGTCATAAAACTTTTAGGCAACTAGTTCACCTGGAGAGACATCAACTAACTCATAATCTGCCTTTCAAATGTAGTATTTGTCAACGCcactttaaaaatctgaagacaTTTGTGAAGCACCAACACCTTCACAATGAAACCTACCAGAATGATGTTAAACAGGTGAGAAGATTGTTGGAGGCCAAGCAAGAAAAGCCAGTGTATGGAATGTATCCTACTTTTACCTCAGAGGAGCGATGGGCCTTACACCCCTCTACTAAGTCTGATCCTACCTACAGCCCtgcaaagaagagaaagaatattCACGCATGTACAGTCTGCGGCAAGATGTTCCCATCGCAATCAAAACTCGATAGGCATGCACTTATTCATACTGGTCAGAGGCCTTTTAAATGTGTCCTGTGCAGTAAATCTTTCCGACAGTCGACTCATTTAAAAATCCACCAACTCACACATTCAGAAGAAAGACCTTTTCAATGCTGTTTCTGTCAAAAAGGATTTAAGATTCAAAGTAAACTTCTGAAGCATAAACAAATCCATACCAGGAATAAGACTTTTCAGActctttcattaaaaaagaagaatccagAGTCATGCCCCCTACCTAATAAATTAAATCCAAAGCAGGATAGTTTTGAAAATGGTGATATGGGTGAATCCGAGGAGAATAATCAACTTGATGTCCATTCTATTTATATTGTTCCTTTTCAGTGTCCAGAGTGTGAAGAATGTTTTGAATCAGAGAAGATTCTTAATGGACACAAGTGTTTTCCTGCCAGAAGTGGCAAAATTCCAAGCAGTTTCAAAAGAAGCCTCAACTATAAAACTATTGTTAAAAAAATCTTGGCCAAGCTTAAACATGTCGGGAGTAAGAAATTAGATAATTTTAGATCtgagaaaaaatcatttaaaaatggtttcttGAAAAATTGTGATCTTATTTCTGGTGAGCAGAGCCCCGAACACACCCAGAGAACATGTATAGGTTCTCTTGGCAAACATGGAACATATAAGACAGTTGGCAATAAAAGGAAGAAGACATTGATGTTGCCATCTTCTTGGCAAAAGCACTTCCAGAGCCAAAATATGGGGAAAAACTTGAAAGGTATCCTTACAACAGAAAACATGTTAATTATGGAAAATTCAGTGAATAATAAAGACATATCTATCAATGGTTCATCAGGTGAGGAATTTTTTGATAACTGTAAAGTGCTTCAATGTGGTTTTTCAGTTCCAAGTGAAAACATGCATACTGGACATAAGATGTGTCCTTGTGACAAATGTGAGAAAGTATTTCCTTCTATATCCAAACTACAAAGACACTATTTAATTCATACTGGACAGAGGCCTTTTGGTTGTAATgtttgtgggaaatcttttagacAGTCAGCTCACTTAAAAAGACATAAATTAACTCATATTGAAAAGATTCCTTATAGACGATCTCTTTGCCAAGTAGAATTTGACAATTTGAGCAAACTTTTTACTCTTCCGGGTGATAATGTTAACTATAATGCTTCCCAACAATGCCAGACTCCTAGTTTTCAAAAATGTGAGGTCTTGGAGTCAGAtcaaatatcagaaataaaagttaAGGCAGAATCAGAGGATTTCATTCTTGATGCCCACTATAGGAGCAGGCAGCCCTATCTCTCTAATTCCCTTCTGGAATCAGAGCAGAGCCATCCTAGTCATTGTAGTTACTCAGGACATCCTGGGAGGAATGATGGCCTTCTTTACCAATGCAGTGTTTGTTCTAAAAGTTTTAGATCTCCATCTAAACTGGAGAGACACTATCTAATTCATGCAGGACAGAAGCCATTCGAATGCTCAGTTTGTGGCAAAACATTCAGACAGGCCCCTCACTGGAAGAGACATCAACTTACTCATTTTAAGGAACAACCACAAGAAAAACTAGTCTTAAATTCGGTTATGTAA